The following nucleotide sequence is from Paenibacillus odorifer.
CTGCTCGCCTATCCTTTCGTACAAAAACACTTCACCAAAGGAGCCCTGCTGGGTTCTGTAAAAGGCTAAAACATTGCAGCTATACAAAACAGCCAGCCCCGGTCTCCCGGGGCTGGCTGTTTGTGTTCAGCGCCTTACTTCTCCTGTTTCTGGGTTCGGTATGCACCTGGTGTTACATGTTCTTTTTTACGGAAGGATCGAATAAAGTTCTGCGGATTATGGTACTGCAGCCTTTCAGCAATTTCTTTAATGGTCATATCCGTTTCTACAAGCCACTTCTTAGCCATTTCCAGGCGATAGTTCATTAGATATTCGCTAAACGTCATCCCGTACTCTTTTTTGAAAATACTGCTTAAATAGTTCGGACTGTAATGAAGGCGATCACCGATTAATTCTAACGTTAAGTCCTGATCAAATTCTGAGCGGACAATCACCGCAATTTTATCAGATAAAAGGCGGAACTGACGGTCTGTCTTCTCCTTAACGCTGGTCACCATCGGATGAATAACTTCTTTGACCAAAATGCGTTCGATCTCTTCCGGATTACGGATGTCTAACAATCGGTGGTACAACGTAGAATTGTCCTCTGTCAGCAGAACCTCTACACCCAGCAGCTGCTCCAGCTGAATCAGATTGTTGACGAAACGTATTAATGTGACTTCGAAATTCAAAGGATTCTTACTGTGCTTCATCATTTCCCCGAGTAATGGATACAGAGAACAGGAGACTTGTTCTTCATCTCCAATCCGAATCGCGTCAAATAACTGGGACTCAAACTCAGACGGATAATGCAGTAGAACTGGACCCGAGATTACCTTCGATATATCCTCATAGAAAATGATGGACTCTTTGCCCAGATTTAAACGATGGTGCAGCGCCTGCTTACTCATCTCACAAGCTTCCTTACTAAATAATAAATTATCGTAAAAATTGCTTATTCCAACACTAACGGATAGTTTCAGGATTTCTCTAGCTGTTCGAATAATTGTCTTCGCATAGTCCAGTGCTATTCTCCGGTTCTCCTGTTCATTCGCTCCCTCAAAAATCAGGATGGTCGCTTGTGTACGGTCATTTAATAGGATAGGAATCATCCGCTTCTCCTGCGGAATCAGCTCTTCCACCAGTTTGTTGACCGCCACAAGCAGAAGGTCCTTGTCGCTAGCCTGCCGTTCCCCATAGTTATCCAGCTGTATCAGCAGCGTTGCATACACCGAATTCTGTGACAGCTCATAACCGAAACGAGGCAAACCTTGATTCAGCTCTTCTTGAGATATCCGGCTACGAAATAGATTTAGAATAAACTGAGTTTCCAACTTAGGCATCTCAGACTCAATAAGACCCTCTAGGCTTTCTTTCTCCGATAAGATGGTATCAATCGAATTAAT
It contains:
- a CDS encoding helix-turn-helix domain-containing protein gives rise to the protein MKKGRIFYKIFVPILVLGIGLVISFGGYIYLTTINSVNERVADDKQSLITQIKNTLEQKIQTIEYAFNTYSTTSSFREVVQNPITEQDFEEYREINSQLNYIASMGMDFVNYSLISLEQKWQISNGKLSHLTEEESRTLYESYINNRSRGLFWVKTDKGIRFVNTLPVFSQTKQAIALSDISLQTLQSTLQTEGNTPVFILNREGELLYESETGKSLLTSNQLSHITNVAGGGGQLGTIAMERADHQSIKAIYAKSSYNNWIYVTLLDKSEISDALKTTRFGIVMMVLLITLLIAVVAYVISLYFTKPFRQIQRRLLPANAELEPKNEVDWIINSIDTILSEKESLEGLIESEMPKLETQFILNLFRSRISQEELNQGLPRFGYELSQNSVYATLLIQLDNYGERQASDKDLLLVAVNKLVEELIPQEKRMIPILLNDRTQATILIFEGANEQENRRIALDYAKTIIRTAREILKLSVSVGISNFYDNLLFSKEACEMSKQALHHRLNLGKESIIFYEDISKVISGPVLLHYPSEFESQLFDAIRIGDEEQVSCSLYPLLGEMMKHSKNPLNFEVTLIRFVNNLIQLEQLLGVEVLLTEDNSTLYHRLLDIRNPEEIERILVKEVIHPMVTSVKEKTDRQFRLLSDKIAVIVRSEFDQDLTLELIGDRLHYSPNYLSSIFKKEYGMTFSEYLMNYRLEMAKKWLVETDMTIKEIAERLQYHNPQNFIRSFRKKEHVTPGAYRTQKQEK